One Halomonas sp. M4R1S46 genomic window carries:
- a CDS encoding 2-hydroxymuconate tautomerase has protein sequence MPIVNIQLIEGRSDAQKEALIEKVTAACVEAVDCTPESVRVVLADIAPQDFGVAGTSVRKRRETTS, from the coding sequence ATGCCGATCGTCAACATCCAGCTGATCGAGGGGCGCAGCGACGCCCAGAAGGAAGCCCTGATCGAGAAGGTGACCGCCGCCTGCGTGGAGGCCGTGGACTGCACCCCGGAGAGCGTGCGGGTCGTGCTGGCCGACATTGCTCCCCAGGACTTCGGCGTCGCCGGTACCTCGGTCAGGAAGCGCCGCGAGACGACCAGCTGA
- a CDS encoding glutamine synthetase family protein, producing the protein MPPLPVDEARDFLERHPEIASIDLLISDLNGVLRGKRIPRENLEKAYRDGVNLPASVFALDILGNTVEETGLGLSSGDGDRVCRPVPGTLMPSPWLRNGRQAQLLMTMHDVDETPYFADPRQVLSRVLERFRLAGLTPVVAVEMEFYLVDRQRDALGMIQPPCSPASGERASHSQLYSISELDEYADFLEDIHAAARTQGLPLDTALKECAPGQFEINLIHCDDALAACDSAVLLKRLIKGVALQHGFEATFMAKPYGDEAGNGTHVHISLLDEASRNVFAAEDGAPLGTPRLQQAVAGLLELMPASMALFAPNLNSFRRFQPGLYVPMAPTWGYDNRSVAVRIPSGPNEARRIEHRVAGADANPYLLMAALLAAIDHGLQRRPTPPPAITGNAYDQVAPSLTNSWRQSLDLLEDSEALCEALGRDFIGVFLANRRAERDQAMQAVSKLEYDWYLRHV; encoded by the coding sequence ATGCCGCCCCTCCCCGTCGACGAAGCTCGTGACTTCCTGGAACGTCACCCCGAAATTGCCAGCATCGACCTGCTGATCAGCGACCTCAACGGCGTGCTGCGCGGCAAGCGCATCCCCCGCGAGAACCTGGAGAAGGCCTACCGCGACGGCGTCAACCTGCCGGCCTCGGTGTTCGCCCTGGACATCCTCGGCAACACCGTCGAGGAGACCGGGCTGGGACTGTCGAGCGGCGACGGCGACCGGGTCTGCCGCCCCGTGCCGGGCACGCTGATGCCGAGCCCCTGGCTGCGCAATGGCCGCCAGGCCCAGCTGTTGATGACCATGCACGATGTCGACGAGACCCCCTACTTCGCCGACCCGCGCCAGGTGCTGTCCCGGGTCCTCGAGCGCTTCCGCCTGGCGGGCCTGACGCCGGTGGTCGCCGTGGAGATGGAGTTCTACCTGGTCGACCGCCAGCGTGACGCCCTGGGCATGATCCAGCCGCCCTGCTCGCCGGCCAGTGGCGAGCGCGCCAGTCACAGCCAGCTCTACTCGATCAGCGAGCTCGACGAGTACGCCGATTTCCTCGAGGACATCCATGCGGCGGCGCGCACCCAGGGCCTGCCGCTGGACACCGCCCTCAAGGAGTGCGCCCCCGGCCAGTTCGAGATCAACCTGATCCACTGCGACGATGCGCTGGCGGCCTGCGACAGCGCCGTGCTGCTCAAGCGGCTGATCAAGGGCGTGGCGCTCCAGCACGGCTTCGAGGCCACCTTCATGGCCAAGCCCTACGGCGACGAGGCCGGCAACGGCACCCATGTGCATATCAGCCTGCTCGACGAGGCGAGTCGCAATGTCTTCGCGGCCGAGGACGGCGCCCCCCTGGGCACGCCCCGGCTCCAGCAGGCCGTGGCCGGGCTGCTGGAGCTGATGCCGGCCTCCATGGCGCTGTTCGCGCCCAACCTCAATTCGTTCCGCCGCTTCCAGCCGGGACTCTACGTGCCCATGGCTCCGACCTGGGGCTACGACAACCGCTCGGTGGCGGTGCGCATCCCCTCGGGGCCCAATGAGGCCCGGCGCATCGAGCACCGGGTCGCCGGCGCCGACGCCAACCCCTACCTGCTGATGGCGGCGCTGCTGGCGGCCATCGACCACGGCCTGCAGCGCCGCCCCACGCCGCCCCCCGCGATCACCGGCAATGCCTACGACCAGGTGGCGCCCAGCCTGACCAACAGCTGGCGCCAGTCACTTGACCTGCTGGAAGACAGTGAGGCCCTCTGCGAGGCCCTCGGCCGGGACTTCATCGGCGTCTTCCTGGCCAACCGCCGCGCCGAGCGCGACCAGGCCATGCAGGCGGTCAGCAAGCTGGAATACGACTGGTACCTGCGCCACGTCTGA
- a CDS encoding gamma-glutamyl-gamma-aminobutyrate hydrolase family protein, whose product MQTRPLVGVIACRREVEGHPAHMVTDKYLSALREYGLEPVVLPVWEPVEEAAIKPLLARLDGLVLTGSYTNVAPQRYGAERAPENTRDDRDRDAAAMAWVPVALDLGVPLLGICRGFQELNVAFGGSLYQAVQNQPGKLDHREPAGNREAQYAPSHDLEILRGGRLAGLYPERQARVNSLHQQGIERLGEGLTAEAVAPDGLIEALSVTDAPAFTLAVQWHPEWRPREHPLYDALFTAFAQACAQHQASPSSLPA is encoded by the coding sequence ATGCAGACCCGACCCCTGGTGGGGGTGATCGCCTGCCGCCGAGAGGTGGAGGGCCATCCCGCCCATATGGTCACCGACAAGTACCTGAGCGCCCTGCGGGAGTATGGCCTCGAACCGGTGGTGCTGCCGGTCTGGGAGCCTGTCGAGGAGGCGGCCATCAAGCCCCTGCTGGCCCGCCTGGACGGCCTGGTGCTGACCGGCAGCTACACCAATGTGGCGCCACAGCGCTACGGGGCCGAGCGCGCCCCCGAGAACACCCGGGACGACCGGGACCGCGATGCCGCGGCCATGGCCTGGGTGCCGGTGGCCCTGGACCTGGGGGTGCCGCTGCTGGGCATCTGCCGGGGCTTCCAGGAACTCAATGTGGCCTTCGGCGGCAGCCTCTACCAGGCGGTGCAGAACCAGCCGGGCAAGCTCGACCACCGGGAGCCGGCCGGCAACCGGGAGGCCCAGTACGCGCCCAGCCATGACCTGGAGATCCTGCGGGGCGGGCGGCTGGCGGGGCTCTACCCCGAGCGTCAGGCCCGGGTGAACTCCCTGCACCAGCAGGGCATCGAGCGGCTCGGCGAGGGCCTCACCGCCGAGGCAGTGGCGCCCGACGGCCTGATCGAGGCCCTCTCGGTCACCGATGCGCCGGCCTTCACCCTGGCGGTGCAGTGGCACCCCGAGTGGCGCCCCCGGGAGCATCCGCTGTACGACGCCCTGTTCACCGCCTTCGCCCAGGCCTGCGCCCAGCATCAGGCCAGCCCCTCGTCCCTGCCGGCCTGA
- a CDS encoding FAD-binding oxidoreductase, with product MTAPTYRTLDGDQATLPAEAVDDFAARLRGHLILPTDADYAPLRRVWNGMVDRQPALIAGCQGNQDIVQAIDFARSRRMCLSVRGGGHHIAGNAIAEGGLVIDLSAMRSVHVDPRQAAARVAPGALLGDVDAETQAFGLATPLGINSTTGVAGLTLGGGFGWLTRKFGMTADNLLSADVITADGQRHRVSAEQEPELFWALRGGGGNFGVVTSFEFRLHPVGPEIHAGLVVYPFEQARQVLQAWRDFTRQAPEELSVWAILRDAPPLPFLPEAVHGQRVVVFALLHCGDPASAERDVAPVLAFGDPVGQMLGTQPYAGFQAAFDPLLAPGARNYWKSHDFADLADEALEQAITAAEALPGPECEIFLAQLGGAMSRVEPTATAYAGRDAYYVMNVHARWQEPAEDDRCRDWARDVFHALAPFATGGGYVNFLTEDEGDRVASAYGVNYERLQAVKRRHDPDNLFRVNLNIPPAAAEDAA from the coding sequence ATGACAGCGCCCACCTATCGCACCCTGGACGGCGACCAGGCCACCCTGCCGGCCGAGGCCGTCGACGACTTCGCCGCCCGCCTGAGGGGGCACCTGATCCTCCCGACCGACGCGGATTACGCGCCGCTGCGACGCGTCTGGAACGGCATGGTCGACCGCCAACCGGCATTGATCGCCGGCTGCCAGGGCAATCAGGACATCGTGCAGGCCATCGACTTCGCCCGCTCCCGGCGCATGTGCCTGAGCGTGCGGGGCGGCGGCCACCATATCGCCGGCAACGCCATCGCCGAGGGCGGCCTGGTGATCGACCTCTCGGCCATGCGCTCGGTGCACGTGGATCCCCGGCAAGCCGCCGCCCGGGTGGCGCCGGGCGCCCTGCTCGGCGACGTCGATGCCGAGACCCAGGCCTTCGGCCTGGCCACCCCCCTGGGCATCAACTCCACCACCGGCGTGGCCGGCCTCACCCTGGGCGGCGGCTTCGGCTGGCTGACCCGCAAGTTCGGCATGACCGCCGACAACCTGCTCTCGGCCGATGTGATCACCGCCGACGGCCAGCGACACCGCGTCTCGGCCGAGCAGGAACCCGAGCTGTTCTGGGCCCTGCGCGGCGGCGGCGGCAACTTCGGGGTGGTGACCTCCTTCGAGTTCCGCCTTCACCCGGTGGGCCCGGAGATCCATGCCGGGCTGGTGGTCTACCCCTTTGAGCAGGCCCGCCAGGTGTTGCAGGCCTGGCGCGACTTCACCCGCCAGGCGCCGGAGGAGCTCAGCGTCTGGGCGATCCTGCGCGACGCCCCGCCCCTGCCCTTCCTTCCCGAGGCCGTTCATGGGCAGCGCGTGGTGGTCTTCGCCCTGTTGCATTGCGGCGATCCGGCCAGCGCCGAGCGCGACGTGGCCCCGGTGCTGGCGTTCGGCGACCCGGTCGGTCAGATGCTAGGCACCCAGCCGTATGCCGGCTTCCAGGCGGCCTTCGACCCCCTGCTCGCCCCGGGGGCCCGCAACTACTGGAAATCCCATGACTTCGCCGACCTCGCCGACGAGGCCCTGGAGCAGGCCATCACGGCGGCCGAGGCACTGCCGGGTCCGGAGTGCGAGATCTTCCTGGCCCAGCTGGGGGGCGCCATGTCGCGGGTCGAGCCGACCGCCACCGCCTATGCCGGCCGCGACGCCTACTACGTGATGAACGTGCATGCCCGCTGGCAGGAGCCCGCCGAGGATGACCGCTGCCGCGACTGGGCACGCGACGTCTTCCATGCGCTCGCCCCCTTCGCCACGGGCGGCGGCTATGTCAACTTCCTGACCGAGGACGAGGGCGATCGCGTCGCCAGCGCCTATGGCGTCAACTACGAACGCCTGCAGGCGGTGAAACGCCGCCATGATCCGGACAACCTGTTCCGGGTGAACCTCAACATCCCGCCCGCCGCCGCCGAGGACGCCGCCTGA
- a CDS encoding cupin domain-containing protein → MADDVGARLRALRNLRGISQRELAKRCGVTHSSLSLIEQGKVSPSVSSLKKILDAIPMSVGDFFTMDLESRDQVFYSADELADVGTGDVIYKLVGGNRGDRALNFMIETYPAGADTGREMIAHQGEEAGVVLEGEIEITIGAETRVLGAGEAYYFDTNVPHRFRNVGNVSCRLVSCATPARSF, encoded by the coding sequence ATGGCAGACGATGTCGGCGCGCGCCTGCGCGCCCTGCGTAACCTGAGGGGTATCTCCCAGCGCGAGCTGGCCAAGCGCTGCGGGGTGACCCACTCCAGCCTGTCGCTGATCGAGCAGGGCAAGGTCTCCCCGTCCGTCAGCTCGCTGAAGAAGATCCTCGATGCCATCCCCATGAGCGTCGGGGACTTCTTCACCATGGACCTGGAGAGCCGCGACCAGGTGTTCTACTCGGCCGATGAGCTGGCCGACGTGGGGACCGGTGACGTCATCTACAAGCTGGTCGGCGGCAACCGCGGCGACCGCGCCCTGAACTTCATGATCGAGACCTATCCCGCCGGCGCCGACACCGGCCGCGAGATGATCGCCCACCAGGGCGAGGAAGCCGGCGTGGTGCTGGAGGGCGAGATCGAGATCACCATCGGCGCCGAGACCCGGGTGCTCGGTGCCGGCGAGGCTTACTACTTCGACACCAACGTGCCCCACCGCTTCCGCAACGTCGGCAACGTCTCCTGCCGGCTGGTCAGCTGCGCCACCCCCGCCCGCAGCTTCTGA
- a CDS encoding Na+/H+ antiporter NhaC family protein, producing MSQSTHPFAPSLPARRGTGRTLLLVLAVLGSVVGLTLAHRPGTDYGWISLVPSLIVLVVAIATHRTLEALAVGVLAGLILLQPDDFVGELADISLSVMMNETIAWLILVCGLMGGFIAMLEKSGCTLSFSHFMTRMVKTRRQSLLSTAALGVLIFIDDYLNALATSAAMKRLTDRFGVSREKLAYIVDSTAAPICILVPLSTWAVYFAELLETNAATDGPGMWLYIQSIPFMLYGWVAMGLVLLVAIGKLPDLGPMKAAEARARAGQPIPDGAPDQPLGDDDAPAMRPWLGVVNFLAPMAVLIGASAWFEIDLLKGVIVATLFTLVLYLIQRLATFNTLMDAIMDGFRTMMLPLAIVAVGFVLREVNDQLGMTAFMIDALSPYLTVALLPALVFVSMAVVVFATGSSWGVFVISIPIVVPMAQHMGAPMPLVVGALLSASSFGSHACFFSDSSVLSSQGSGCLPMQHGLTQFPYALLGALLTASGFVVLGYAMT from the coding sequence ATGAGCCAGTCCACCCATCCCTTCGCCCCCTCCCTGCCGGCCCGACGCGGCACGGGCCGCACCCTGCTGCTGGTGCTGGCCGTGCTGGGCTCGGTCGTCGGGCTGACGCTGGCCCATCGCCCGGGCACGGACTACGGCTGGATCAGCCTGGTGCCGTCGCTGATCGTGCTGGTGGTGGCCATCGCCACCCACCGCACCCTCGAGGCCCTGGCGGTCGGGGTGCTCGCCGGGCTGATCCTGCTCCAGCCCGACGACTTCGTCGGTGAACTCGCCGATATCTCGCTGTCGGTGATGATGAACGAGACCATCGCCTGGCTGATCCTGGTCTGCGGCCTGATGGGCGGCTTCATCGCCATGCTCGAGAAGTCGGGCTGCACCCTGAGCTTCAGCCACTTCATGACGCGGATGGTGAAGACCCGCCGCCAGTCGCTGCTCAGCACCGCCGCGCTGGGCGTGCTGATCTTCATCGACGACTACCTCAATGCCCTGGCCACCTCGGCGGCCATGAAGCGACTCACCGACCGCTTCGGCGTCTCCCGGGAGAAGCTGGCCTACATCGTCGACTCCACCGCGGCGCCGATCTGCATCCTGGTGCCCCTGTCCACCTGGGCGGTGTACTTCGCCGAACTGCTGGAGACCAACGCGGCCACCGACGGCCCCGGCATGTGGCTATACATCCAGTCGATCCCCTTCATGCTCTACGGCTGGGTGGCCATGGGCCTGGTGCTGCTGGTCGCCATCGGCAAGCTGCCCGACCTGGGGCCGATGAAGGCCGCCGAAGCCCGCGCCCGCGCCGGCCAGCCGATCCCCGACGGCGCCCCGGACCAGCCCCTCGGCGACGACGACGCCCCGGCCATGCGCCCCTGGCTCGGCGTGGTCAACTTCCTGGCCCCCATGGCCGTGCTGATCGGCGCCAGCGCCTGGTTCGAGATCGACCTGCTCAAGGGCGTGATCGTCGCCACCCTGTTCACCCTGGTGCTCTACCTGATCCAGCGCCTGGCCACCTTCAACACCCTGATGGACGCCATCATGGACGGCTTTCGCACCATGATGCTGCCACTGGCCATCGTCGCCGTGGGCTTCGTGCTGCGCGAGGTCAACGACCAGCTGGGCATGACCGCCTTCATGATCGACGCCCTCTCGCCCTACCTGACGGTGGCCCTGCTGCCGGCCCTGGTATTCGTCTCCATGGCCGTGGTGGTGTTCGCCACCGGCTCGTCCTGGGGCGTGTTCGTGATCTCGATTCCCATCGTGGTGCCCATGGCCCAGCACATGGGCGCGCCGATGCCGCTGGTGGTGGGGGCGCTGCTCTCCGCGTCGAGCTTCGGCAGCCACGCCTGCTTCTTCTCCGATTCCTCGGTGCTCTCCTCCCAAGGCAGCGGCTGCCTGCCGATGCAGCACGGCCTGACCCAGTTCCCCTATGCGCTGCTCGGGGCCCTGCTGACCGCCAGCGGCTTCGTGGTGCTGGGCTATGCGATGACCTGA
- a CDS encoding aldehyde dehydrogenase, translating into MSLARHPTTRDDWQALAASLTLETRAYIDDAFVDAQGGATLTTINPATGEVLAEVASCDAADAEAAVAAARRAFDGGAWSHLAPGSRKAVLLRLADLMEAHRYELALLDTLDMGKPVSSSLGDMAGAIGCLRHHAESIDKLYGEVAPTGDDALGLVLREPLGVVASIVPWNFPLMMTAWKIAPALAAGNSVILKPSEKSPLSALRLASLAREAGLPRGVFQVLPGFGHSVGKALALSMGVDCLAFTGSTAVGKQLMQYAGQSNLKKVFLECGGKSPNIVFADCRDLDRVAEHAAAAIFHNQGEVCIAGSRLLVENTIREPFVEKVLAAAEAMQPGDPLDPASFMGAIVDETQHARILDYIRRGVEEGATLRAGGQALDGPGLFIPPTVFDGVTEAMAIGREEIFGPVLSVFGFDREEEAIRLANDSDYGLAAGLWSQDIDRIMRVTRRLRSGQVFVNNWADMDQTVPFGGVKQSGNGRDKSHHSLEEYSDLKSVWMTLAP; encoded by the coding sequence ATGAGCCTCGCACGCCATCCGACGACCCGCGACGACTGGCAGGCGCTGGCCGCCTCGCTGACCCTCGAGACCCGCGCCTACATCGACGACGCCTTCGTCGACGCCCAGGGCGGCGCGACCCTGACCACGATCAACCCGGCCACCGGCGAGGTGCTCGCCGAGGTGGCGAGCTGCGACGCCGCCGATGCCGAGGCCGCGGTGGCGGCCGCGCGGCGCGCCTTCGACGGCGGCGCCTGGTCGCACCTGGCCCCGGGAAGCCGCAAGGCCGTGCTGCTGCGCCTGGCCGACTTGATGGAAGCGCACCGGTACGAGCTGGCGCTGCTCGATACCCTGGACATGGGCAAGCCGGTGTCGAGTTCGCTGGGCGACATGGCCGGCGCCATCGGCTGTCTTCGCCATCACGCCGAGTCCATCGACAAGCTCTACGGCGAGGTCGCGCCCACCGGCGATGACGCCCTGGGCCTGGTGCTGCGCGAGCCGCTGGGGGTGGTGGCCTCCATCGTGCCGTGGAACTTCCCGCTGATGATGACCGCCTGGAAGATCGCCCCGGCGCTGGCCGCCGGCAACAGCGTCATCCTGAAGCCCTCGGAGAAGTCGCCGCTCTCGGCGCTGCGCCTGGCGAGCCTGGCCCGCGAGGCCGGCCTGCCGCGCGGGGTCTTCCAGGTGCTGCCGGGCTTCGGCCACAGCGTGGGCAAGGCGCTGGCGCTGTCGATGGGCGTCGACTGCCTGGCCTTCACCGGCTCCACCGCGGTCGGCAAGCAGCTGATGCAGTACGCCGGCCAGTCGAACCTCAAGAAGGTCTTCCTGGAGTGCGGCGGCAAGAGCCCGAATATCGTCTTCGCCGACTGCCGGGACCTGGACCGGGTGGCCGAGCACGCCGCCGCGGCGATCTTCCACAACCAGGGCGAGGTGTGCATCGCCGGCTCGCGGCTGCTGGTCGAGAACACGATCCGCGAGCCTTTCGTGGAGAAGGTGCTGGCCGCCGCCGAGGCCATGCAGCCCGGCGACCCGCTGGACCCGGCGAGCTTTATGGGCGCGATCGTGGATGAAACCCAGCATGCCCGAATCCTGGACTATATCCGCCGCGGCGTGGAGGAGGGCGCGACCCTGCGCGCCGGCGGGCAGGCCCTGGACGGGCCGGGGCTCTTTATCCCACCCACGGTGTTCGACGGCGTCACCGAGGCCATGGCCATCGGCCGCGAGGAGATCTTCGGCCCGGTGCTGTCGGTGTTCGGCTTCGATCGCGAGGAGGAGGCGATCCGGCTCGCCAACGACAGCGACTACGGCCTGGCGGCGGGGCTGTGGAGCCAGGACATCGACCGCATCATGCGCGTCACGCGCCGGCTGCGCTCGGGCCAGGTGTTCGTCAACAACTGGGCGGACATGGACCAGACGGTGCCCTTCGGCGGGGTCAAGCAGTCGGGCAACGGCCGCGACAAGTCGCATCACTCCCTGGAGGAGTACTCCGACCTCAAGAGCGTGTGGATGACGCTGGCGCCCTGA
- a CDS encoding helix-turn-helix transcriptional regulator, with product MRRIRITPAWYFSDETGNQLDPKLFALLEAVHRHGKLTRAAETVGISYRHAWNLLNKWGEFFGIVLVELERGRGARLSALGEKLLWAEQRVIARLGPQLESLGSELNLAIQQTLEGVKPVLRLHASHGYAVELLPEYLHDLRLDLQYCSPREALAALRRGACDLAGFHLPRGALGARVSRDYRDLLKPRSHRVLRFISRCQGLMVASGNPRGIEGLADLAMGETRFINRQAASGTRALLDGLLAEAGVASRQIPGYELEEYTHSAVAAYVAAGMADVGFGVEAAARRFGLDFVPLALEDYLLVCHRRTLAESKLSALREVLAGRAFQDAVAALPGYSPDGCGTVESIESLLQG from the coding sequence ATGAGGCGAATCCGGATCACCCCCGCCTGGTACTTCAGCGACGAGACCGGCAATCAACTCGATCCCAAGCTGTTTGCCCTGCTCGAGGCGGTGCATCGGCACGGCAAGCTCACCCGGGCCGCCGAGACGGTCGGTATCTCCTACCGCCATGCCTGGAACCTGCTCAACAAGTGGGGGGAGTTCTTCGGTATCGTGCTGGTCGAGCTCGAGCGGGGGCGGGGGGCCCGGCTGTCGGCCCTGGGCGAGAAGCTGCTGTGGGCCGAACAGCGGGTGATCGCCCGCCTGGGGCCCCAGCTCGAGAGCCTGGGCTCGGAGCTCAACCTGGCCATCCAGCAGACCCTGGAAGGGGTGAAGCCGGTGCTGCGCCTGCATGCCAGCCATGGCTATGCCGTCGAGCTGCTGCCGGAGTATCTCCACGACCTGCGCCTCGACCTGCAGTACTGCAGCCCCCGGGAGGCGCTGGCCGCGCTCCGGCGTGGCGCCTGTGACCTGGCCGGTTTCCACCTGCCCCGGGGGGCGCTCGGTGCCAGGGTGAGCCGCGACTATCGCGACCTGCTCAAGCCCAGGAGTCATCGCGTCCTGCGCTTCATCAGCCGCTGCCAGGGCCTGATGGTGGCGTCGGGCAATCCGCGAGGCATCGAGGGGCTCGCCGATCTGGCCATGGGTGAGACCCGCTTTATCAATCGCCAGGCGGCTTCGGGTACCCGGGCGCTACTGGACGGCCTGCTGGCCGAGGCGGGCGTGGCGTCGCGGCAGATTCCCGGCTACGAGCTCGAGGAATACACCCACTCGGCGGTGGCGGCCTATGTCGCCGCCGGCATGGCGGACGTGGGCTTCGGGGTGGAGGCGGCGGCGCGGCGTTTCGGCCTCGATTTCGTGCCGCTGGCGCTGGAGGACTACCTGCTGGTCTGTCATCGCCGCACCCTGGCCGAGTCGAAGCTGTCGGCGCTGCGCGAGGTCCTCGCCGGCCGGGCCTTCCAGGACGCGGTGGCGGCGTTGCCGGGGTATTCACCGGACGGTTGCGGCACGGTAGAGAGCATCGAGTCACTGCTGCAGGGGTAG
- a CDS encoding aspartate aminotransferase family protein, which yields MQTQECQALDRAHHLHPFTDFKALGEEGSRVITHARGVYIHDSDGHRILDGMAGLWCVNLGYGRHELVEAASTQLAELPYYNTFFKTTHPPVARLAEKLCDLAPAHINHVFFTGSGSEANDTVLRMVRRYWSLEGKPEKQWIIGRENGYHGSTVAGMSLGGMAPMHDQGGPCVPGITHVRQPYWFGEGRLGEGRDRSPEAFGRECAAALEERILELGEENVAAFIAEPVQGAGGAIMPPASYWPAVKAVLAKYDILLVADEVICGFGRLGEWFGSQHYGLEPDLMPIAKGLSSGYLPIGGVLVGDRVAETLIEEGGEFFHGFTYSGHPTCAAVALRNLELLEAEGIVERVRDDLGPYLARRWAELAEHPIVGEARSLGLMGALELVADKATGERFDKALSAGNLCRDICFSVGLVMRSVGDTMIIAPPLVITRDEIDELVRLARQALDETARRLAEQRPPAASPAPQPEEIRA from the coding sequence ATGCAGACCCAAGAGTGCCAGGCCCTGGACCGGGCCCATCACCTGCACCCCTTCACCGACTTCAAGGCACTGGGCGAGGAGGGCAGTCGCGTCATCACCCATGCCCGTGGCGTCTATATCCATGACAGTGACGGCCACCGCATCCTCGACGGCATGGCCGGGCTGTGGTGCGTGAACCTCGGCTACGGGCGCCACGAGCTGGTCGAGGCGGCCAGCACCCAGCTCGCCGAGCTGCCCTACTACAACACCTTCTTCAAGACGACCCACCCGCCCGTGGCCCGCCTGGCCGAGAAGCTCTGCGACCTGGCGCCGGCGCACATCAACCATGTGTTCTTCACCGGCTCCGGGTCCGAGGCCAACGACACCGTGCTGCGCATGGTGCGCCGCTACTGGTCCCTCGAGGGCAAGCCCGAGAAGCAGTGGATCATCGGCCGCGAGAACGGCTACCACGGCTCCACCGTGGCCGGCATGAGCCTGGGCGGCATGGCGCCCATGCACGACCAGGGCGGCCCCTGCGTGCCGGGCATCACCCATGTGCGCCAGCCCTACTGGTTCGGTGAAGGGCGGCTCGGCGAGGGCCGCGACCGGTCGCCGGAGGCCTTCGGGCGCGAGTGTGCCGCGGCCCTGGAGGAGAGGATCCTGGAACTGGGCGAAGAGAACGTCGCCGCCTTCATCGCCGAACCCGTGCAGGGCGCCGGCGGCGCCATCATGCCGCCGGCGAGCTACTGGCCGGCGGTCAAGGCGGTGCTGGCCAAGTACGACATCCTGCTGGTGGCCGACGAGGTGATCTGTGGCTTCGGCCGCCTCGGCGAGTGGTTCGGCAGCCAGCATTACGGCCTCGAACCGGACCTGATGCCGATCGCCAAGGGCTTGTCCTCGGGCTACCTGCCCATCGGCGGCGTGCTGGTCGGCGACCGGGTGGCCGAGACGCTGATCGAGGAGGGCGGCGAGTTCTTCCACGGCTTCACCTACTCGGGGCATCCGACCTGTGCGGCCGTGGCGCTCAGGAACCTGGAGCTGCTCGAGGCCGAGGGCATCGTCGAGCGAGTCCGCGACGACCTGGGGCCCTACCTGGCCCGCCGCTGGGCCGAGCTGGCCGAGCATCCCATCGTCGGCGAGGCGCGCTCGCTGGGCCTGATGGGCGCGCTGGAACTGGTCGCCGACAAGGCCACCGGTGAGCGCTTCGACAAGGCCCTGTCGGCCGGCAACCTGTGCCGGGACATCTGCTTCTCCGTCGGATTGGTGATGCGCTCGGTGGGCGATACCATGATCATCGCCCCACCGCTGGTGATCACCCGCGACGAGATCGACGAACTGGTGCGCCTGGCGCGCCAGGCCCTGGACGAGACCGCGCGCCGCCTGGCCGAGCAACGCCCGCCGGCTGCGTCCCCCGCTCCCCAACCCGAGGAGATTCGCGCATGA